The region AGTAAGGTAAAAACACTCAAACCAACCGTATCAAACAAAAACATGGTTTTACTTAATGGTAAAATTTTACTTTTAAACAGAAATGTAGCAATTACAGCGAACAAAATAGTCCACAGGTAATTTAGGTCACCAATCCAATTTATAGGATGTGCATTCATTAAAACATCTCTTAACATGCCACCTCCAACAGCGGTTACAAATGCAATAATAATCACACCAAACAAATCAAACTTTTTATCTGATGCCACCAGTGCCCCACTAACTGCAAAAGCAAACGTTCCGAGAATATCTAAAACGTAAATCAACTCCATTTACACCGTTACTTCTGTAAAATGAATTTGTAATTCTTTTTGAATTTCATGAACTCGTTCCATTTCATACGGCAAAACTAAGGCTATAGAAATCCCTGTTTTTCCAGCTCTTGCGGTTCTTCCACTTCTATGTGTATAATACTCGGTTTGTTCTGGCAATTGATGATGAATTACAAATTCCAAATCACGCACATCAATTCCACGTGCTGAAACATCTGTAGAAATTAAATATTGTAAACTTTCATTTTTAAAAGCACGCATCACTTTATCGCGTTCTTTTTGTTGCATATCGCCTTCTAGAGCGGCGGCAGAAAATCCTTCATCAATTAATTGCGTTGCTAAATTTTGAGCTCCTGCTTTTGTTCTACAAAATATAATACCTCTTTGTGCTCCTCTTTTTTCTAAAAAAGAAATAATTAAGCCCGTTTTTTCTTTAATCGTTGTTTTTACATAATGATGTCTAATATTTTCATTCACCAAAGAATTGGGATTGATTTCAACTCTTGGCGCATTCGCATCCATATAGGTTTTTACAATCTTTTTAATTTCTTCTGGCATTGTTGCAGAAAACAACCATGTATTTCTATCATTTTTAGTGGTAAACTTTAAGATTCTATTTAAATCTTGTTTAAACCCCATACTCAACATTTCGTCTGCTTCATCTAAAATAACGGTCGTAACATGACTAATATCAACATCTCCACGCTCTATCAAATCAATTAATCGTCCTGGAGTAGCCACAACAATATGTGTTGTTCTTTTTAAATTATTGATTTGTCTATCAATTTTTTCACCTCCAAAAACAGCTTCCAAAAAGATTTTTTCATCCACATATTTTGTAAACTTAAAAAGTTGCTTTTTAATCTGTTGCACTAATTCTCTTGTTGGCGATAAAATCAACGCTTGTATATGAGTTGACTTTGAATCTATTTGGTGCAAGACAGGCAAACCAAAAGCAGCTGTTTTTCCGGTTCCTGTTTGCGCCAAACCAATAAAATCCGTTTTAGAATTTAATAAGATAGGGATGGCTTTCTCTTGAATTTCAGAGGGTGTAGAAATACCGATTTCTTTGATAGACTTTATATATTCTTTGCGAATTCCTAATTCAGAAAATGTAGACATTGTTTTAAATTTTGTGCAAAGATACTTTTATTAAAGTTTAATGACAGAAATTTCACAAATTTGAATCTATTTAAAAATTTGTAATCTTCAAGTCAAAAACGAATGTATCTATATTTTAAAATTATTATTTTCTAGGCTGTAAAACGTTCAAGACATCCTCCCTAATACGGGCAGGTTTGTAGGTTTTTGCATCTAACATCGCCCAAATTGTTTTTGCTTTTACAAGTAGAACCTCTTTTTTATAAAATTCCATAAAACGAATAGAAGTAATACCTTTGGTCTCTCCTACCCATGTTTTTACAACAATTTCATCCCCTAAAGTAGCTTGTTTTAAATAATCAATTTCATGCCGCATTACAACCCAAATGTATTGTGGTAATGGATGATTTTTCGTCAAAAAAGACCAATGTGACGCTGCAATTTTGTCCATCCATTTTACGTATACCAAATTATTTACATGTTGCAAAGCATCGATATCGTCTAATGAAACTGTGATTGTCAGCGTAAAAACGTCCTTCATTTTTATCAGTTTTCGCAAATTTAAAGGTTTTCATATACTTATAACAATAATTGATACTAGTTTTACTTAAAACCTGCAATTTATATTGATATTTGCACTATAACTATGGCACAACTAGCAAACGAATTAGGTACAGAAAAAATCAGTAAATTATTGATAAGACAAGCAGTTCCTGCAACCATAGGAATTCTTGTAATGTCTTTAAACATGATTGTCGATACCATTTTTGTTGGACAATGGATTGGTGTTTTGGCAATCGCTGCGATTACAGTAGTCTTACCCATTGCTTTTTTGATATCCTCTATTGGAATGGGAATCGGAATTGGAGGAAGCTCCATTATTTCTAGAGCCTTAGGAGCTGATCGTTCTGAAAAAGCATTTTTAACTTTTGGGAATCAAATTTCTTTAACGCTTATACTAGCCATCATTTTTGTTACCTTAGGAAACATTTTTAGTGTGCCTATTTTAAATTTATTCGGAGCAAAAGGCACTATTTTACCCATTGCATCAGAATATTTTGGCGTGATTATTTATGGTGTGCCCTTTTTAGCATTTGCCATGATGGGAAATCCTGTAATTAGAGCAGAAGGAAAACCAAAATTTGCCATGTATGCCATGATGATTCCGGCGGTTTTAAATGTTTTGTTAGATATTCTTTTTATCAAAATTTTTAACTGGGGCATGTGGGGCGCGGGTTTAGCGACCTCATTATCGTATGCTAGTTGTGGTATCTATATTTTATCATTCTTTTTATCTTCTAAAAGTGAATTGCAAATAATACCAAAAAACTTTAAACTAAATCTAAATATTGTCAAAGAAATTTTTGCTTTGGGAGGCGTTTCTATTGTTAGGCAGGGTGCAATTAGTGTATTAATGATTGTCTTAAATTATTCTCTTTTCACCTATGGTGGTGAAATTTCTATTGCTGTTTTCGGAA is a window of Polaribacter litorisediminis DNA encoding:
- a CDS encoding trimeric intracellular cation channel family protein — protein: MELIYVLDILGTFAFAVSGALVASDKKFDLFGVIIIAFVTAVGGGMLRDVLMNAHPINWIGDLNYLWTILFAVIATFLFKSKILPLSKTMFLFDTVGLSVFTLLGLQKGLSYDLHPVIALIMGMISAVFGGVLRDVLTNKVPLIFEKEIYASACLAGGITYLLLAFFEAPKDLNFIISASVIITIRLVSVKFKLELPKIKDDLFGKT
- a CDS encoding acyl-CoA thioesterase produces the protein MKDVFTLTITVSLDDIDALQHVNNLVYVKWMDKIAASHWSFLTKNHPLPQYIWVVMRHEIDYLKQATLGDEIVVKTWVGETKGITSIRFMEFYKKEVLLVKAKTIWAMLDAKTYKPARIREDVLNVLQPRK
- a CDS encoding DEAD/DEAH box helicase: MSTFSELGIRKEYIKSIKEIGISTPSEIQEKAIPILLNSKTDFIGLAQTGTGKTAAFGLPVLHQIDSKSTHIQALILSPTRELVQQIKKQLFKFTKYVDEKIFLEAVFGGEKIDRQINNLKRTTHIVVATPGRLIDLIERGDVDISHVTTVILDEADEMLSMGFKQDLNRILKFTTKNDRNTWLFSATMPEEIKKIVKTYMDANAPRVEINPNSLVNENIRHHYVKTTIKEKTGLIISFLEKRGAQRGIIFCRTKAGAQNLATQLIDEGFSAAALEGDMQQKERDKVMRAFKNESLQYLISTDVSARGIDVRDLEFVIHHQLPEQTEYYTHRSGRTARAGKTGISIALVLPYEMERVHEIQKELQIHFTEVTV
- a CDS encoding MATE family efflux transporter, producing MAQLANELGTEKISKLLIRQAVPATIGILVMSLNMIVDTIFVGQWIGVLAIAAITVVLPIAFLISSIGMGIGIGGSSIISRALGADRSEKAFLTFGNQISLTLILAIIFVTLGNIFSVPILNLFGAKGTILPIASEYFGVIIYGVPFLAFAMMGNPVIRAEGKPKFAMYAMMIPAVLNVLLDILFIKIFNWGMWGAGLATSLSYASCGIYILSFFLSSKSELQIIPKNFKLNLNIVKEIFALGGVSIVRQGAISVLMIVLNYSLFTYGGEISIAVFGIINRVMMFSLSPVLGVSQGFLPVAGFNIGAEKNDRVKETIKTSIYFGSILGTIIFIGILLFKEQIIWIFTNDATLLQETPNAMLIVFLVTPVVTMQLIGSAYFQAAGKALPALILTLLKQGIFLIPLAYILPMYFGVLGVWWSFPIADILSTIITVFVLKREVDKNLK